One Candidatus Omnitrophota bacterium DNA window includes the following coding sequences:
- a CDS encoding DUF2062 domain-containing protein: MPEKSGFNKILNFLFSKLFKINDTAGKIALGVGLGVFSGLMPATGPLAALFLAFIFKANRAAALLG, from the coding sequence ATGCCAGAAAAATCTGGATTTAATAAAATTTTAAATTTCTTATTTTCAAAACTTTTTAAAATTAATGATACTGCTGGAAAAATAGCCTTAGGAGTTGGCCTTGGCGTGTTTAGCGGGCTTATGCCAGCAACTGGCCCGCTTGCCGCATTATTTCTGGCTTTTATTTTTAAGGCAAATCGGGCTGCGGCATTATTGGGT